The Clostridium sporogenes region CCTAAATAAACCGCATCCGCTCCAAAGTTTATAGCTGTCTTTAATTTTTCCAAATTTCCTGCTGGAGCTAAAAGTTCTGGTTTTTTTATATTAAGCATCCTCATTCCTCCTCTTAGTTATGGCAATTCCATCTCCCATTGGTATAATTGAGGTTATGAAATTATCCTTGTCACTTATCATATTCATATATTTTCTCATTCTTTTAACTATAGTTATCTTTCTTCTTATAACTAATTCATCATTAGCAACCATACCTCTAAAAAGTACATTATCTGCTATTATAATTCCATCTTTATTTAAAAGCTTTAAACAACAAGGCAAAAATTCATTATAATGTCCTTTTCCTGCATCCATAAAAATCATATCATATTTATCATCTAAATCTTTAAGGATTTCTAGACAATCCCCATGAATAATTTTTATTTTATCTTTAAAGCCATGTTTCTCAATATTACTTCTTGCAATTTCTATCATTTTATCATCACGTTCAATGGTAGTAATATTAGACTCTCCCTTTGAACTTAAACTCATAAATATTGAAGAGTATCCTATAGCTGTGCCTAACTCAAGTATTTTTTTAGGTTTTTTTACGCTTATCATAAACTCTAAAAAATTAGCCACTTCTTTGTGCACTATTGGAACAGCATTTTCCTTAGCATAGTCTTCTAAATCCTTTAATACTCCCTCATTTTCTGGTATAAGACCTCTTATATATTCTTCCATATAATCATAGGCTACTTTACTCATGTTTACCTCCAATTTAAAATTAATAATACATAAGGTGACCTTTTAATTTTAAAATATAATAGGTCACCTGCAGCAAAATATATTAATCTCCTTGAGTTTCTTTTTTCACCTTTAAAAAATCGTTATAGTTCTTTGTAAAAAAGTGAGTTCCATTATTTTTAGAAACAAAATACAGATAATCTGTTTTTTCTGGATTTAATGCTGCCTTTATGGAATTTTTACCTGGAGAACATATAGGTCCTATAGGTAATCCCGTATTCAAATAAGTATTATAAGGAGACTTTATTTTTAAATCTTTATAATATAATTTATCTTTATGATATCCTAATGCATACAATACTGTAGCACAGGATTCCATTTTCATTTTTTTATCTATTCTATTATAAAATACAGATGCTACTTTACCTCTTTCATCATCTTTTTCAGCTTCTTTCTCTATAACAGATGCCATGCTAATTAATTTATCCATATCTTCATCTTTTATTTTTATATTATTTTCTTTTTCTATTTCTTTAATAACATAATTAAACCTATCTAACATTTTATCTATTATTTTATCTCCTTGCATACCTTTAAAAAACTCATAAGTATCTGGAAATAAGTATCCTTCTAAAGAGTACTTCCTATTCTTATCTTCCTTTACAAAAGAAGGACCTTTGTATTCTTTTATACTTTTTATAAAATCTTCTTTCTTTATTATTCCCTGTTTTTCCAATTTATTTCCTATTTCATCTATATTATACCCTTCTGGAATAGTAACTTTTATAGGTCTATTATCATATATACCTTCTTTTAAATTGAGCAATAAATTATAAGCATTTAAATTAACTGAAAATACATATTCTCCTGGAACTACTTTTTGTGGTGCTTGTACTTTCTTAATATAATTTTTTAATA contains the following coding sequences:
- a CDS encoding O-methyltransferase, whose amino-acid sequence is MSKVAYDYMEEYIRGLIPENEGVLKDLEDYAKENAVPIVHKEVANFLEFMISVKKPKKILELGTAIGYSSIFMSLSSKGESNITTIERDDKMIEIARSNIEKHGFKDKIKIIHGDCLEILKDLDDKYDMIFMDAGKGHYNEFLPCCLKLLNKDGIIIADNVLFRGMVANDELVIRRKITIVKRMRKYMNMISDKDNFITSIIPMGDGIAITKRRNEDA
- the mltG gene encoding endolytic transglycosylase MltG → MKNKNRLIILVMAIVAVLAIGFISIKYYDRKILKAPLKSDGNEVVKIVVDKDQSLNDVIEKIDKEGKIKSKRILKNYIKKVQAPQKVVPGEYVFSVNLNAYNLLLNLKEGIYDNRPIKVTIPEGYNIDEIGNKLEKQGIIKKEDFIKSIKEYKGPSFVKEDKNRKYSLEGYLFPDTYEFFKGMQGDKIIDKMLDRFNYVIKEIEKENNIKIKDEDMDKLISMASVIEKEAEKDDERGKVASVFYNRIDKKMKMESCATVLYALGYHKDKLYYKDLKIKSPYNTYLNTGLPIGPICSPGKNSIKAALNPEKTDYLYFVSKNNGTHFFTKNYNDFLKVKKETQGD